The genomic segment CACGCTCAGGAGTGCCGCCATTGCCGTGAGGCCGGCTGTTGCCCAAAAGCTCTCTCTCCACCCAAGATGCGCCCCTATCAAGTTGGCCATCGGCAGCCCCAGCACGGTGCCAATCATGATGCCCGCCAACACGATGGACATCGCCCAGCCGCGTTGACGTTCCTGGACCAGTTGCACACAGATGGCGAGCGCCGTTCCAAAGAATGCGCCGGATACAGCCCCTGTCACCATTCTGGCCGCAGCCAACATCGAATAGGACTGGGACAGCGCCCCCAGCGCTTCGCCACAGATGAAGATCACATAGAGGGTCAGCAAGGCCGTTTTCGGTGGCTTCCTGAGCAGTGCCACAGCCAGCAGCGGGCCGCCGAAAGCCATGGCACAGGCATACATGGATACCAGATAGCCGATGTGCGGAATCGGCACACCGAGATCCGCCGCCATGACGGTGAGCATGCCGCTGACCTGAAACTCGCTCGTCACCATCGCGAAGATGCCGAACCCGAGGATATATATCGCCAGAGGCAAGGTGGGGGCATGGTCCACCAGATGTCGATCGATTGTTTTGGTATCGCTCATATCAGTTGCTCCTCTGGATTGGCCGGGCAAGACCCCTGGCAGACGATTTCGGTTGCAGGAGCAATGTGGTGTTCAAAAAACAGCTCGTCGACATCGCCGTGCGCATGGAAACTTCAGTCTCAGAACTCGCTGAGACTCGGGGCGAGGAAGAAGCGAGACGACAGCGGCAGCCACTATCCCCAGATTGGATTGGGTAAACAGATGCAGCAGTGAGGGGCCTAGCCCATACGGATTTGCGGCAGTGCGCTTGGTCTGTTCAGGCCACCACCCTACGCGGGCGAGTTCTCCGTCCGGAAGGACGATTTCCAAACCGAGAAGGTCCTCGGTTCGCTGGCGTCGAAGACCGACGCCTCGTTCAAGCGCGTTTCCAATCACACTCGTATGACCGGATGACGCAGTCACATTGAGCATTCGGTTGGTTCCGTCGAGCGCCTCGGCCAGACACAGTTGGGTTACGCCTGGCTCGATCACTGCGTATCCAGCATCGCAGTCCACTCGCCGAACCGAGTTCATGCGACCGAGGTCCACAGTGACTACGTCGTCTGTCGCCGGTTCTGCCGAACCGAGCCCCCAATTTCTTCCGGTGCTGATGGCATGCAGGCCCGCAGGTGGATTGTTGCCATGGAAGATCCGGACGATCGCCTGGATTTCCTGAACCGATCCTGGGCGAATGACGGCACGCACATCCCTCGGCCTGAACAGGCTGACGTTTCTCCGGACGTTCTCGCCTTGCTGTCCGGCATCGACATCTGCCCGGGTGATGTTGCTGTCGCCAACCACTTGGCGAACTTCGTCCAGAGACAGCATCGAGGCGGAGAGGCCAGCCGGTTCTTCTCGCTGATTCGTCATGGACATCTTCTGTCTGTACCCAGCGATTGAAGCGAACCCATGCCGACAGGTTGACTGACTACCTGGCTCGGCTCCGGTCGCTTTGATGTGGTACCGGAAAGATAGGCATGGCTCGCATCTGCGATCTGGCCTTGTGAATCCATGTCTATCTGGACCGCACCACGAATTGCTCGCAGAGAAAAAAACGGGCGCCTGCCGCGCCGCTCGATGAATTGCATGGCTCATCCTTCCAATGATCATTCGTTTGACTGACAGCTGCGGTAGCAGAGGAACCAAGGCGGCCGATCCATCCCGTCGCATGGCGACGAGATCAGGGCGACGCATCGACCCTTGGCAGGGCGTTTCCGGTATTTCTAGAATTTCAACTACAGAAATCCTAACAACGATGAGGAATACTGTCAATCAGATTTATGTTAGATTGACTATGGAAAAAGCCACTCTGCACGATGAGTCCGTATGGCACAAAGAGGTCGCCCTCTGAGTTTTGACCGCCAGGCTGCGCTGGAGCGCGCAATGGATGTGTTCTGGCGCAAGGGGTTCGAAGGGGCGCAGTTGGTCGACCTGACCATGGCCATGGGTATCAGTCCTCCGAGCTTTTACGCCGCTTTCGGCAGCAAGAAAGAGGCTTTCTACGAGGCCGTGGAGCTGTACATCAGGGTCGTGGGTTCGAAGTCGGCCAAGGCGCTCAACGGTGCAGCGTCCGTCCGTGATGGCCTGCGCTCCATGCTGGAAGCGACCGTTGGCACGGCCACCTCCAATCCATCGGGAGGGTGCCTGCTCGTCCTGGGTGCCGTGAACCATCTGCCAGGGAACGAGGAAGTCTGGACGTACCTCAAGAAGACCCGCACCGACACCTTGGCGATGATTCGCGCGCGCATACAGAGAGGTGTCGATGAAGGCGAGTTGCCAAGCGAAACCGATGTCGGTGTGCTCGCCCAGTACTTTCTGGGGATCACGCAGAGCATCTCGTTCCAAGCCCGCGACGGGGCGTCTCGGGCATCGCTCAAGCGATTGATCGCCCCCGCGCTGGCGGCATTGCCTCAGGGTCGGCCGGCCAGCCAGCAAACCGGGACATCGGCGCAGATCGCCGCCGCACCTGGTCTCGCCAGGCCATGATTTGGCTGCTGGCTCCGCCTACGGCGCAGTTGACTTCGCAGTCAACCGCACCGACGTTCTCGTTTGCCTTCGAGAGCGCGGCCATGACGGCTTGCGCACCGCCGACGGCCGAGCCGGTCTGAGCCATAACGAACTGGAATTTGCCGAAGATCAGTCAATCAGGATATCGCCGCTGGTGCCGATGTGCTTTTGGCGGCTGCGCTGGCTGCTGCCCGGTGATCGTTGCGGCCCAGGCCATTCGGTATCAGGGCTTATTCAACGATCGGGGCCGGCCCCCGGATGAAGTCACCACATTTTCCAAGGCGCTCATATGCTCGGCGATGGCTGCCCTGATTTTCTCGGGACTGCGGCTGCGGATCGCGGCCAATGTACCCTCGTGCAGGGTGATGACGGTATCCGGGTTTTCTTCGTATAGAAAATAATCCGGCATGCGCAGAAAAATCTGCTCCAGAATCTGGTGCTGAAACAGCGCCAGCGCGCTACTGCGCGCAATGCGTCCCAGCGTGTAGTGGAACATGTGGTCGTAACGGATGCGGATCGACAGATCGCTATGGCGATGCCCGCGCAGTTGGTCGATGCATGAGCGCAGGGCGGCAAAATCGGCTTGCGTCGCCCGCTCGGCGGCCAAAAGCGCCAGTTGCAGTTCGACCGGATGGCGCGCTTCGATGATTTCGCTCAGACTCACATGGCGCAATTGCGCGGTCAGCGCCAGCACACCGTCCGGCACATTATTCGTCAGCACGAACAGTCCCCCGGAGCGACCCCGCTGCACCCGGACGATTTTGGCCTTGATCAGGACCTTGAGCGCCTCGCCAATGACCGGCTTGCTGACATTCATCGCTTGTGCCAACTGCTCGACGCTGGGCAGGCGGTCATCGGCAGAATAAGCACCCGACAAGATCGAGAAAATGATCTGCTCAACGACATCTTCGTGAGCGCGGGCATTGGCGATCGGGTGAAAATGCCAGCGCAGTCGAGGCTCTTCGGTTCCGTCGATTTTCTCCGGGCTGGCCCCGGTGTTTTCATCATCCTGCCTGCCGGGGTGATTCGATTTCATTGGCAATTCGAAACCCGATGGGAGTGATTCCATTTACAAATCATCCGTGCACTTTGCCGGCGTCGCTTGCCGTACATTGGTACTGTCTGCGCTCCGCCTTTGCTTTCATGAACGATTGGGAAATGGAATGAGGTGAGTCATGCACTTGGCGAGTGTACCCCATGCCCATTGGGGCTCGGAGCTGTCCGCCGGCCGTGAAAGCCGGGCATCCGCCGCCCTCAGTGGCGAATTTCGCCTTCGCCCAGCACCACATACTTGAGCGAGGTCAGCCCTTCGATGCCCACCGGGCCGCGCGCATGCAGTTTGTCGGTGCTGATGCCGATTTCTGCGCCCAGTCCGTACTCGAAACCATCGGCAAAGCGGGTGCTGGCATTGACCAGCACGCTGGCCGAATCCACCTCGCGCAGGAAGCGTTGGGCATGCGCGTGGTGCATGGTCAGGATGGCGTCGGTGTGGTGGCTCGAATAGCGGTTGATATGGGCAATGGCGGCGTCCACGCCGTCGAGCACTTTCACGCTGATGATGGGGGCCAGGTATTCCTCGGACCAGTCTTGCTCGGTGGCGGGCAGCAGCTTGGCGCCCGTCACTGCGCCCAAAATCGCCAGCGCCTCGGGGCAGGCGCGCATTTCCACGCCCTTGGTGGCATATATGGCGCCGATTTTCGGCAGGAATTCGGCGGCCACCGGCCTGGCCACGAGCAGGCTTTCGCTGGCGTTGCAGGGGCTGTACTTGTGGGTTTTGGCGTTGTCGGCGACTTGCACGGCCATGGCGATGTCGCAGGGGGCGTCGACATAGATGTGGCAGTTGCCGTCCAGGTGCTTGATGACCGGCACCCGGGCTTCGCGGCTGATGCGCTCGATCAGGCCCTTGCCGCCGCGCGGGATGATCAGGTCGACGCATTCGGGCATGGCGATGAGCTGGCCCACGGCGGCGCGGTCGGTGGTCTGCACCAGTTGCACCGCGTCTTGCGGCAGGCCGGCCTCGGCCAGCGCCTGCTGCACCAGTGCTGTCAGCGCCTGGTTCGAGGCCATGGCTTCAGAGCCGCCGCGCAGGATGCAGGCGTTGCCGCTCTTGATCGACAGGCTGGCGGCTTCGATGGTCACGTTCGGGCGGCTTTCGTAGACCATGCAGAACACGCCGATCGGCACCCGCATCCGGCCTACGCGGATGCCGCTGGGTTGCTGCTGCAAGCCCTGGATCGCACCGATGATGTCGGGCATGGCCGCCAATTGCTCGCAGCCCTGGGCGCAGGTTTCCAAGGTCTGCGGACTCAGTTGCAGGCGCTCGACCATGGGCGCGGCCAGACCGGCAGCACGGGCGCGCTCCAAGTCGCGGGCGTTGTCGATTTGCAGCGCCGGGGTGTTGTCGCGCAGCCGCCGCGCCAGCGCCTTGAGCGCCTGGCTCTTACTGGCCGCTGGCGCTTTGGCCATCAGCGCAGATGCGGTTTTGGCCCGGGTGCCGAGATGGCGCGTGTATTCGGTCAGTTCAGCCAGGTTCATCGGACTCATCGGGCGATTGTGCCGCAGATTCATTGTGCTATTGTTTTTCTAGCTCGTGGCGAAGTGAAATCAAGCCTCCGTGGCCTATTGACCCCATTGACCCCATTGACCCCATTAACCCCATTGACCCCATTGGGCATCACCAGCGCGGCCCAAAGCCCGTCAGTGCGCGGTCGATGTCAGCCGGCTCAGTTGCAGCGCCAGTCGCTGCAATGCCTGCCAACTATCGGCGGGCCAGTCAGGCCAGCGCAGGCCCTTGACGATGCCGTCCACGATGTGCGCCGATTGCAATAGCCGGGCCAGTGCCGCATCGCTGGCCTGGGGCAGGATGCGCTCGAACAGGCGCTCCCGGGGACCCCAGATGCGGTTTTCGCGCAGCGCCAGCGGCAGCGGGCGGCCGGCGTTCATCGCGTCTTTCACGCGCTTGAGCGCACGGATGTCTTCGGCCAGCGCCCAGTGCACCAGCACTTCGTTCTCGCCTGCGGCTTGCAGGCCATCGAGCATGCGCTGCACGCGGGCGGTCTGCCCGGCCAGCACCGATTCGGACAGTTTGAACACGTCGTAGCGCGCGACATCGAGCACGGCGGCTTCGACCTGGGCCTGCGTCAATTCGCCGGCCGGGTGCAGCAGGGCCAGTTTCTGGATCTCTTGGTGGGCGGCCAGCAGGTTGCCTTCGACACGATCGGCAAAGAACCGCAGCGTGCGCTGGCCCTCCTCGCCCGCCAGCACGCGCTGGCCCTGGGCGGCCAGGCGCTGGGCCAGCCATTGCGGCAGCGCGCTGCGTTCCACGGGGTCGATCTGTATGGTGCTGCCATGGGCCTGGAGCGCGGCAAACCAGTCCCCGGCGCGCATGGCTTTGTCCAGGCGCGGCAGCAGCACCAGTGTCAGGGTGTTGTCGTTGCCTTGGGCCGATGCGGCCAGCCGCTGCAAGGCCGCGCTGCCGTCCTTGCCGGGCTTGCCCGTGGGGATGCGGATTTCGACGATCTGCCGCTCGGCAAACAGGCTCGATGAGCCACCGGCGGCCAGCACTGCGCTCCAGTCGAAATGGGCGCCGGCCACAGTGAATGCGCTGCGCTCGGTATAGCCCCGTGCCCGGGCCGCAGCGCGGATGGCGTCCACCGCCTCTTGTTGCAGCAGCGGTTCGTCGCCATGCAGCGCATACAGCGGCGCCAGACCCCGTTGAAGATGCTCGGACAGTTGGGCCAGCGCGATTTGCATGCGGCGCAGTTTATCGCCTTGCGCTGCACGGGCCGATCGCGCCGGGCGCCCGGAGCCGGTCCGCGGGATGGTTGGGGTGGTTGGGGGCGGCTTGCCATGTTTGCCATGTGGTTTGCGCCGATTTCCCGCTTTGCAGGGCAGCCCGGCCCGCGCACAATTTGGCCCGGGCACCGACTGACCACCGCCTGACTGATCGTCACCACGCCATGCACGCCAACGCACCATCTCCCCACCCCGCCACGGCCGGCCCCATCCCCCGCCCCGCCCATCGCCCGATAGCGCTGATCGGCGCCCCCACCGATATCGGGGCCGGGGTGCGCGGCGCATCCATGGGGCCGGAGGCTCTGCGCGTGGCCGGGCTGCAGGCGGCGCTGCAAGGGCATGGCCTGCAATCGTTCGACCGGGGCAATCTGAGCGGCCCGGCCAATCCTTGGCAAGCGCCGGTGCAGGGCTATCGCCATCTGCCCGAGGTGGTGCAGTGGAATCAGCGCGTGTTCGATGCGGTATCGGCCGAGTTGCGTCTGGGTCATCTGCCGATCTTGCTCGGCGGTGACCATTGCCTGGGGCTGGGCAGCATCAGCGCCGTGGCGCGCCATTGCGCCGCGCGGGGCCAGCCGCTGCGTGTGCTGTGGCTCGACGCCCATGCCGACTTCAACACCAGCGCCCTGACGCCCAGCGGCAATCTGCATGGCATGCCGATGGCCTGCCTGTGCGGCTTGGGGCCTGGGCCGCTGACGCAGTTGGCCGGCGGCATGCCCGGCGGCGGGCCGGCATTGCGTGCGCAGCAGATTCGCCTGATCGGCGTCCGCAGCGTAGATCCGGGCGAAAAGCGCCTGGTCCATCAGCAGGGCCTGGAGGTCTTCGACATGCGCTACATCGATGAAGCCGGCATGCGCCAGACCATGCAGCAGGCTTTGGCGGGGCTGGACGCCGATTGCCACCTGCATGTCAGTTTCGATGTGGATTTTCTGGACCCGGACATCGCCCCCGGTGTCGGCACACCGGTGCCCGGCGGCCCCGGTTACCGTGAGGCGCAACTGTGCATGGAAATGATTGCCGACAGCGGCCGGCTGGCGTCGCTGGATATCGTGGAGCTCAACCCGGCGCTCGATCTGCGCAACCGGACGGCGCTGCTGGCGGTGGACCTGGTGGAGTCGCTGTTTGGCAAGAGCACGTTGATGCGCGTGCCGCCGCCAGAGATCGGTACGGCTCTGGTGGCGGCCAGGGTTTAGAGCATTTTTGATTTATTGAGACCTGTGTAAATAACTGTCAACGCCATGCCGAGTGAAGACGCTATTTTGTGTCATCCATTTATTTGAGGCTCAATAAGTAGAAACATATCCAGAAGATGAAAAGTAGTCGGATAATTCCTATATAAAGCAATCGAGCAGGCACCCGATGGCATTCCAAAGTCCATCGACAGTACGCTGTTCAGCTTTCCTGAGCAGGGCTTTCAGTTTGGAAAAGAATTTTTTTCGATAGGGTTCTCTCGGTTGAAACGTGCCCACGAGGCTGCGGCCTATGACGCATGGTTCCGCGAGCAGGTGCAGGCCAGCATTGACGACCCGCGCCCGAGCATGTCGGACGAGGAAGTCCGCGCCATGTTCGCCAAGCGAAAGGCCGCACTGCGGCAATGTGCATAGTGCCCCGGCTGGTGTGGCGACCGCTGACTGACCGCGACACCATCATGGGCTGCGTCGTCAAGCCGCTACGCTGATTTCCATCTCGTCCAGCACATGGGCAATGGCAGCGATGGCAGCGCGCATGCCTTCGCCGCCGAAGTGCCCCATGCAGCCGACGCGGAAGGTTTCCACCGTCGTCAACTTGCCGGGATACAGGATAAAGCCTTGGCGCTTGACCGCGTTGTAGAACGCCTGGAAGTTGTAATTGGCATGGCACGGCGCGTGGATGGTGACGATGATGGGTGCCTGGATTTCCCTGGGCAAGAAACTCTTCAAGCCCAATGCCGCCAAGCCATCGATCAACTGCCGGCAATTGCTGGCATAGCGCGCACCACGCGCTGCCAGGCCACCCTCGGCGCGATGCTGTTGCAAAGCCTGATCCAGCGCAGCCACCACATGCGTGGGCGGCGTGAAGCGCCATTGCGTGGTTTTTTGCATATACACCCACTGGTCGTGCAAATCCAGCACCAGCGAATGCGCATTCCCCTTGCACGACTCCAGCACGCTGCGGCGCACCAGCACAAAGCCCATGCCCGGCACGCCTTCGATACATTTGCCGGAAGCGGCAATCAGCGCGTCGAACGGCGTTGCACGCGCGTCGACCTCAACTGCGCCGAACGAGCTCATGGCATCGATGATCAAGCTCTTGCCATGCTTGTGCACGACCTTGGCAATCTCCTGCAAGGGATTCAAGATGCCGGTGCTGGTTTCGCAATGCACGACTGCGACATGTGTGATGGATGCGTCCGCACTGAGCAGGCGATCGATATCAGCCGGCGAGATGGCCTGATCTTCGGCGTAGCTGTGTGTGCTGACACGGCGTCCGAGGTATTCGCAAATACGCGCAATGCGTTGGCAATAGGCGCCGTTCATCGGCACTAACACATGGCCATTGCGCGGCACGATGGTGCCAATGGCCGCTTCCACCGAGAAAGTGCCGCTGCCTTGCAGGGGCACGCACTCATGCGTCTGTGCGGCATGGGCAATTTCCAGCAAGTGCTGGCGCACGCGCGTGGTGATCTGATTGAAGTCGGCATCCCATGAACCCCAGTCGCGCAACATTGCCTGCCGGGTTTGCGGCGATGTCGTCAAGGGGCCGGGTGTCAAGAGGACGGGATGTTCGGTAGTGGCAACGGACATGATGTCTCCTTCAAGTGAAAGGCACGCGCTTCAGTGCGTGGTGCAGGTCCGCCAGACCTGCGTTTTGTTGATCAATGCCTTGGTGAACCAGCCGTAGAGCAGGCATACCAGGGCGGAGGTTGCCACCGTCAGCGATGCCAGCGCCGCTGCCGGGCCAATGTCGCCAGCTTCGTCAAGATTCATGATGGCCACCGACGACAAAATGGTGTCCGACGAATACAGGAAGACCACGCACGACAGGCTGGCCATCGACACCACGAAGTAATAGCGCGCAATATCGAGCAAGGCAGGCAGGCACACTGGCACGGTGACGCGCAAAAAGGTTTTGTGCAATGGAATCTTGAGCGAGGCCGCGACGGCTTCAAATTCATTGTCCAGCACCTTCAATGCCGACACCGCCGTCAAATGGCTGGAGGTGTAGTAGTGAATGATGGTCGAGAACACCAGAATCGACATCGACGCATACAGGAAGCGAAGCGGATTATCTGGGTGGTTGAAGAACATGATGTAACCCAGGCCCAGCACCAAGCCTGGCACCGCCATCGACAGCATCGCCATCAAATGCACCAGCGGGCGCAAAGTGCCAAGACCACGCGACTTCTCGACCAGATAGGCGCCGATGAATGCGGCAATCGTGCCAAAAAATGCGGTCAGAAAAGCGAGCTTGAGCGAATTGGTATACGCCGCGCTGAAGTCGCCATCGAACAAGGCGTACTGGTAGTGGCGCAAAGTCAGTTCCAGATTGTAAGGCCATAGCTTGATGAAGGAACTGATCACCGCCATGCCCACCACCGATAGCAGCAGGATGCTCACCAGCACGCAATACGCCATCATCCAGCGATCGAAGCTGCGCTGCGGCTTGGGCTGGTAGGGCACCGAGCGCGCCGACAACTGCGCCTGCAATTTGCGGCGCACCAGCATGTCGATGGCAAACGATAGAATCGACGGCAACAGCAGCAGCATGCCCACCACTGCGCCACGCCCAAAATTCTGCTGGCCAACGACTTGCTTGAACACATCCACCGACAACACGCTGAAGTTGCCGCCAATGACCTTGGGCGCGCCAAAGTCGCTGATCACATACGTAAACACCACCGTCGCCGCGCTGATCAGGCCGTATTTGCACGAGGGCAGCGTGATCGTGAAGAAGCGGCGCAGCATGCCCGTTCCCATCGAGTCGGCCGCTTCGTACAAACGCGCATCGGCCAGCGACAAGGCCGTCGTGATGATCATCAAGGCGTGCGGAAAGGTGTTGTACACCTCCGCCAGGATGATGCCCGGCGCGCCATAGATGGAGGCATTGCCCAGCAGGGGTTTCAGAACGCCCTGATTGCCAAACCATTGAATGAAGGCGATGGCCGACAGCAGCGACGGCGCCAGCAAAGGCAGCAAGGCGATGAACCTGAAGCCATTCTTGAAGCGCATGCAGCTTCGATTGATCGCATAGGCGAAAAAGAACGCCATCGGCACGGCGATGAAGACGACGGCGAACGCCACGCCGCAAGAATTGAGAATCGAGCGCTGCAAGCCCGGCGTCGAGAAGTAATCACGAAAATGCAGCAAGCCGACGAAATGACCATCGTTATCCAGCACAGCGCGCAGCAGAATCATCGCCAGCGGCGCCAGTAAAAACAAGGCCAGCCCGCCCGCCACCGCAATCAACAGCACACGCGCCAGGATGTCGCTGCTACCGAGCTTGAGACTGCGCCGTGGCAACGGCTGCAAAGGCATGGTGCGCATCATTGTGGAAAGACGCGAATCCGGTCCGCCCGCAGTGCAAAGCGAATGCGCACACCGGGCGTGATGTTCAAGTCGTACATCTGGTTCAGCGAAAACTGTATCGTCAGCGGCGTCTGGCCCAGTTCGGCAAGCGCGCATTCGACCAGGCAAATGCCGCCGAGGAACTCGATCCGCCCTGCCACGCCAACCACTTGATTGGGCGTGCTGTCGCAGAGGTCTTCCGTCACCCTGTCTTCAGGCCGCACGTACAGGCGAACCGCGCTGCCGGCACGA from the Verminephrobacter eiseniae EF01-2 genome contains:
- a CDS encoding FAD-binding oxidoreductase → MTNQREEPAGLSASMLSLDEVRQVVGDSNITRADVDAGQQGENVRRNVSLFRPRDVRAVIRPGSVQEIQAIVRIFHGNNPPAGLHAISTGRNWGLGSAEPATDDVVTVDLGRMNSVRRVDCDAGYAVIEPGVTQLCLAEALDGTNRMLNVTASSGHTSVIGNALERGVGLRRQRTEDLLGLEIVLPDGELARVGWWPEQTKRTAANPYGLGPSLLHLFTQSNLGIVAAAVVSLLPRPESQRVLRLKFPCARRCRRAVF
- a CDS encoding TetR/AcrR family transcriptional regulator → MAQRGRPLSFDRQAALERAMDVFWRKGFEGAQLVDLTMAMGISPPSFYAAFGSKKEAFYEAVELYIRVVGSKSAKALNGAASVRDGLRSMLEATVGTATSNPSGGCLLVLGAVNHLPGNEEVWTYLKKTRTDTLAMIRARIQRGVDEGELPSETDVGVLAQYFLGITQSISFQARDGASRASLKRLIAPALAALPQGRPASQQTGTSAQIAAAPGLARP
- a CDS encoding FadR/GntR family transcriptional regulator codes for the protein MKSNHPGRQDDENTGASPEKIDGTEEPRLRWHFHPIANARAHEDVVEQIIFSILSGAYSADDRLPSVEQLAQAMNVSKPVIGEALKVLIKAKIVRVQRGRSGGLFVLTNNVPDGVLALTAQLRHVSLSEIIEARHPVELQLALLAAERATQADFAALRSCIDQLRGHRHSDLSIRIRYDHMFHYTLGRIARSSALALFQHQILEQIFLRMPDYFLYEENPDTVITLHEGTLAAIRSRSPEKIRAAIAEHMSALENVVTSSGGRPRSLNKP
- a CDS encoding glutamate-5-semialdehyde dehydrogenase — translated: MNLAELTEYTRHLGTRAKTASALMAKAPAASKSQALKALARRLRDNTPALQIDNARDLERARAAGLAAPMVERLQLSPQTLETCAQGCEQLAAMPDIIGAIQGLQQQPSGIRVGRMRVPIGVFCMVYESRPNVTIEAASLSIKSGNACILRGGSEAMASNQALTALVQQALAEAGLPQDAVQLVQTTDRAAVGQLIAMPECVDLIIPRGGKGLIERISREARVPVIKHLDGNCHIYVDAPCDIAMAVQVADNAKTHKYSPCNASESLLVARPVAAEFLPKIGAIYATKGVEMRACPEALAILGAVTGAKLLPATEQDWSEEYLAPIISVKVLDGVDAAIAHINRYSSHHTDAILTMHHAHAQRFLREVDSASVLVNASTRFADGFEYGLGAEIGISTDKLHARGPVGIEGLTSLKYVVLGEGEIRH
- the holA gene encoding DNA polymerase III subunit delta, with protein sequence MQIALAQLSEHLQRGLAPLYALHGDEPLLQQEAVDAIRAAARARGYTERSAFTVAGAHFDWSAVLAAGGSSSLFAERQIVEIRIPTGKPGKDGSAALQRLAASAQGNDNTLTLVLLPRLDKAMRAGDWFAALQAHGSTIQIDPVERSALPQWLAQRLAAQGQRVLAGEEGQRTLRFFADRVEGNLLAAHQEIQKLALLHPAGELTQAQVEAAVLDVARYDVFKLSESVLAGQTARVQRMLDGLQAAGENEVLVHWALAEDIRALKRVKDAMNAGRPLPLALRENRIWGPRERLFERILPQASDAALARLLQSAHIVDGIVKGLRWPDWPADSWQALQRLALQLSRLTSTAH
- the rocF gene encoding arginase; its protein translation is MHANAPSPHPATAGPIPRPAHRPIALIGAPTDIGAGVRGASMGPEALRVAGLQAALQGHGLQSFDRGNLSGPANPWQAPVQGYRHLPEVVQWNQRVFDAVSAELRLGHLPILLGGDHCLGLGSISAVARHCAARGQPLRVLWLDAHADFNTSALTPSGNLHGMPMACLCGLGPGPLTQLAGGMPGGGPALRAQQIRLIGVRSVDPGEKRLVHQQGLEVFDMRYIDEAGMRQTMQQALAGLDADCHLHVSFDVDFLDPDIAPGVGTPVPGGPGYREAQLCMEMIADSGRLASLDIVELNPALDLRNRTALLAVDLVESLFGKSTLMRVPPPEIGTALVAARV
- a CDS encoding antitoxin PaaA2 family protein; its protein translation is MKRAHEAAAYDAWFREQVQASIDDPRPSMSDEEVRAMFAKRKAALRQCA
- a CDS encoding 2-aminoethylphosphonate--pyruvate transaminase, with the translated sequence MSVATTEHPVLLTPGPLTTSPQTRQAMLRDWGSWDADFNQITTRVRQHLLEIAHAAQTHECVPLQGSGTFSVEAAIGTIVPRNGHVLVPMNGAYCQRIARICEYLGRRVSTHSYAEDQAISPADIDRLLSADASITHVAVVHCETSTGILNPLQEIAKVVHKHGKSLIIDAMSSFGAVEVDARATPFDALIAASGKCIEGVPGMGFVLVRRSVLESCKGNAHSLVLDLHDQWVYMQKTTQWRFTPPTHVVAALDQALQQHRAEGGLAARGARYASNCRQLIDGLAALGLKSFLPREIQAPIIVTIHAPCHANYNFQAFYNAVKRQGFILYPGKLTTVETFRVGCMGHFGGEGMRAAIAAIAHVLDEMEISVAA
- a CDS encoding putative 2-aminoethylphosphonate ABC transporter permease subunit, whose protein sequence is MPLQPLPRRSLKLGSSDILARVLLIAVAGGLALFLLAPLAMILLRAVLDNDGHFVGLLHFRDYFSTPGLQRSILNSCGVAFAVVFIAVPMAFFFAYAINRSCMRFKNGFRFIALLPLLAPSLLSAIAFIQWFGNQGVLKPLLGNASIYGAPGIILAEVYNTFPHALMIITTALSLADARLYEAADSMGTGMLRRFFTITLPSCKYGLISAATVVFTYVISDFGAPKVIGGNFSVLSVDVFKQVVGQQNFGRGAVVGMLLLLPSILSFAIDMLVRRKLQAQLSARSVPYQPKPQRSFDRWMMAYCVLVSILLLSVVGMAVISSFIKLWPYNLELTLRHYQYALFDGDFSAAYTNSLKLAFLTAFFGTIAAFIGAYLVEKSRGLGTLRPLVHLMAMLSMAVPGLVLGLGYIMFFNHPDNPLRFLYASMSILVFSTIIHYYTSSHLTAVSALKVLDNEFEAVAASLKIPLHKTFLRVTVPVCLPALLDIARYYFVVSMASLSCVVFLYSSDTILSSVAIMNLDEAGDIGPAAALASLTVATSALVCLLYGWFTKALINKTQVWRTCTTH